In a genomic window of Cyanobacteria bacterium FACHB-DQ100:
- a CDS encoding DUF1997 domain-containing protein yields the protein MQSQPTDSSDFANPNFTRSTDAAGASGAPSHPAHGTEMLLHEPMIFSSRFIDSMEMNADARTVARYLDVHQEWFHRCAHPMHVEPIGRNSYALIIGHFGAFGYDVEPKIGLDLLPQQEGIYRIETVPVPNEAPLGYEVDFQAAMNLIEHPSQSNPTLRMTQIQWQLDLQVAIQFPRFIHALPDSLVRNTGDRILRQVVRQVSRRLTHKVQEDFHASRNLSMPKRTRRKRL from the coding sequence ATGCAATCGCAACCAACCGATTCTTCGGACTTCGCTAATCCTAACTTCACCCGTTCCACCGATGCCGCAGGCGCAAGTGGAGCGCCGTCGCATCCTGCCCACGGAACTGAAATGCTGCTGCATGAGCCGATGATTTTTTCCAGCCGCTTTATCGACTCAATGGAGATGAATGCCGATGCCCGAACGGTGGCGCGGTATCTTGATGTGCATCAGGAGTGGTTTCATCGCTGTGCTCATCCAATGCACGTCGAGCCGATCGGACGAAACAGCTATGCGCTGATTATCGGGCATTTCGGGGCATTCGGGTATGATGTTGAACCGAAGATCGGGTTGGATTTACTGCCGCAGCAGGAAGGCATTTACCGGATTGAAACCGTTCCCGTTCCAAATGAAGCCCCGCTTGGCTACGAGGTTGATTTTCAAGCGGCGATGAATTTAATTGAGCATCCAAGCCAGAGCAACCCTACGCTAAGAATGACTCAAATTCAATGGCAGCTTGATTTGCAGGTGGCAATTCAGTTTCCGCGATTTATTCATGCGCTTCCCGATTCGCTGGTTCGCAATACGGGAGATCGCATTCTCCGCCAAGTGGTACGCCAGGTTTCTCGCCGTTTGACGCACAAGGTTCAGGAAGATTTTCATGCGTCGCGCAATCTCTCCATGCCGAAGCGTACACGCCGCAAGCGCTTGTAA
- a CDS encoding 2Fe-2S iron-sulfur cluster binding domain-containing protein translates to MPEITAQGKTIECEFGENLRRVLIRNGINLHNGNATVINCRGIGTCGTCAIEIEGAVSEMEWRENARLSLPPHNPEKSRRLACQVRVLGDVHVTKYGGFWGQTDAIEWKPEA, encoded by the coding sequence ATGCCAGAGATTACAGCTCAGGGAAAAACGATCGAATGTGAATTCGGTGAAAATTTACGTCGAGTTTTGATTAGAAATGGGATTAATTTGCATAACGGTAACGCAACCGTGATTAACTGTCGCGGGATTGGCACTTGTGGCACTTGTGCGATCGAAATTGAGGGAGCCGTCTCAGAGATGGAGTGGCGCGAGAACGCGAGACTTTCCCTCCCACCGCACAATCCAGAAAAATCTCGCCGTCTCGCCTGCCAAGTGCGCGTTTTAGGAGATGTTCACGTCACGAAATATGGGGGATTTTGGGGACAGACCGATGCGATCGAGTGGAAACCCGAAGCGTAA
- a CDS encoding DUF4327 family protein, whose protein sequence is MNLQVAHPMEKLQRQVQKLVDSKLLKPTDSLWKIALLYGDDWSYWKQELEAFEFSMKDPVSELLAVDSWEED, encoded by the coding sequence ATGAACCTACAGGTCGCCCATCCAATGGAAAAATTGCAGCGTCAAGTTCAAAAATTAGTAGACTCGAAGCTGCTCAAGCCCACAGATAGTCTTTGGAAGATTGCGCTGCTCTACGGTGACGATTGGAGCTACTGGAAGCAAGAACTCGAAGCCTTTGAGTTTTCAATGAAAGATCCCGTCAGCGAGCTGTTAGCCGTTGACAGTTGGGAAGAAGATTAA
- a CDS encoding metal-sensitive transcriptional regulator, translating to MATSDLPRDLEPLPNHEHHEHDPTHPHVHSEESVRRVINRLSRIEGHIRGIKTMVQDDRPCPDVLIQVAAVRGALDRVARMILDEHLSQCVARAAQEGNIDAEIEELKAALDRFLP from the coding sequence ATGGCTACTTCTGATTTACCTCGCGACCTTGAACCACTCCCGAACCACGAGCATCATGAGCATGATCCAACTCATCCGCACGTTCATAGTGAAGAATCTGTGCGGCGTGTGATCAATCGCCTCTCCCGCATCGAAGGACATATTCGTGGGATCAAAACGATGGTACAAGACGATCGACCCTGCCCAGATGTGTTGATCCAAGTTGCTGCGGTGCGTGGTGCACTTGATCGAGTTGCCCGGATGATTTTGGATGAGCATTTGTCGCAGTGTGTTGCGCGTGCTGCTCAAGAAGGCAATATCGATGCTGAAATCGAAGAACTCAAAGCCGCGCTCGATCGCTTCTTGCCTTAA
- a CDS encoding NAD(P)H-binding protein has product MKAFVAGATGETGRRIVQQLVDRGIAVRALVRNLETARSILPTEVELVQGDVLQGSQLIGAMGDSTVVFCATGAKPSFDPTQPYKVDYEGTKNLVDAAKAKGIEQFVLVTSLCTSQLFHPLNLFWLILVWKKQAEEYLQKSGLTYTIVRPGGLKNEENENAIVMSSADTLSEGSIPRIKVAQVCVESVFQPSARNKIVEIVAKPEAPQQPFETLFTGVA; this is encoded by the coding sequence ATGAAAGCATTTGTAGCAGGTGCAACGGGCGAAACCGGACGACGAATTGTGCAGCAGTTAGTCGATCGTGGGATTGCGGTGCGAGCGTTGGTGCGAAATCTGGAAACGGCGCGATCGATTTTGCCGACTGAAGTAGAACTGGTTCAAGGAGATGTTTTACAGGGATCACAGTTGATCGGCGCAATGGGCGATTCTACGGTCGTTTTCTGTGCAACGGGGGCAAAACCGAGCTTTGACCCCACGCAGCCCTACAAGGTCGATTATGAAGGGACAAAAAATTTAGTCGATGCCGCAAAAGCAAAAGGAATCGAGCAGTTTGTTTTAGTAACTTCGCTTTGCACCTCGCAACTCTTTCATCCGTTGAATTTGTTCTGGCTGATTCTGGTGTGGAAAAAGCAGGCAGAGGAATATCTGCAAAAGAGCGGATTAACTTATACGATCGTTCGTCCCGGTGGATTAAAAAACGAAGAAAACGAGAACGCGATCGTCATGTCTTCTGCCGATACGCTTTCTGAAGGTAGTATTCCGCGCATTAAGGTTGCTCAAGTTTGCGTTGAGTCCGTCTTTCAACCCAGCGCCCGCAATAAAATCGTTGAAATCGTCGCGAAACCAGAAGCCCCTCAGCAACCTTTCGAGACGCTCTTCACTGGAGTAGCTTGA
- a CDS encoding GHKL domain-containing protein — protein sequence MLDINPLVNQLRATLSTMEVALGAVEDCIIWIDAQGRVKWCNAAFDRFLNRPHVLVVGLTLWDHLPLILDGQVIPIEKHPATIALSTRTKGRQCYDFKREHETLILEITWSYVHLGEIETESNAVLVLRNVTRQVQAERNLHQVNQTLEQQVEQRTQQLSEANDRLRSESTQLQALLKELRQTQAELIQAEKMSSLGQMVAGIAHEINNPVSFIHGNLTFVETYAEDLLRLLSVYEQHCTNPHPDVLHVAKEIDLGFLKLDFLQIVQSMQEGTERIRQIVVSLRNFARLDEAELKSAVDLHDGLENTLMILQHRLKSHPQIKVIRNYGELPLIECYAGQLNQVFLNLLSNAIDALSSNAAAPQFIQIQTTNIDADWVQIEISDTGTGMSEAVRSQIFNPFFTTKPVGEGTGMGLAISYQIVTKNHGGKIECLQLESGTKFVVQLPCSQT from the coding sequence ATGCTCGATATAAATCCGTTGGTGAATCAACTGAGGGCAACGCTCAGCACAATGGAAGTGGCTTTGGGCGCAGTTGAGGACTGCATTATTTGGATCGATGCTCAGGGACGGGTCAAATGGTGCAATGCTGCCTTTGATCGCTTCCTAAACCGCCCGCATGTTTTGGTTGTCGGACTGACGCTGTGGGATCATTTGCCCTTAATCTTGGATGGACAAGTGATTCCCATTGAGAAGCATCCAGCAACGATCGCGCTTTCCACTCGAACGAAGGGGAGACAGTGTTATGACTTCAAGCGTGAGCATGAAACTCTCATTCTGGAAATTACCTGGTCGTATGTGCATCTCGGGGAGATCGAAACAGAGTCGAATGCCGTTTTAGTGTTGCGAAACGTCACTAGGCAGGTACAAGCAGAGCGAAACTTGCACCAAGTTAATCAAACGTTAGAGCAGCAGGTCGAACAACGAACGCAGCAGCTCAGTGAGGCAAACGATCGCTTACGCTCAGAATCAACTCAACTGCAAGCTTTGCTGAAAGAACTGAGGCAAACCCAAGCAGAACTGATTCAAGCGGAAAAGATGTCGAGTTTGGGGCAAATGGTGGCGGGCATTGCTCATGAAATCAATAACCCAGTGAGCTTTATTCATGGCAATCTCACATTTGTCGAAACGTATGCAGAAGATTTACTCAGGCTGCTGTCGGTTTACGAGCAACACTGCACAAATCCGCATCCTGACGTGCTTCATGTTGCGAAAGAGATTGACTTGGGGTTTCTCAAACTTGACTTTCTACAAATTGTGCAGTCGATGCAAGAGGGTACCGAGCGTATCCGGCAGATTGTGGTATCGCTTCGCAATTTCGCAAGGTTAGACGAGGCTGAGCTAAAGTCTGCGGTGGATTTGCATGACGGGTTAGAAAATACCTTGATGATTTTGCAGCACCGTTTGAAGAGTCATCCGCAGATCAAGGTGATTCGCAATTATGGGGAGTTACCTCTAATCGAGTGTTATGCGGGTCAACTGAATCAGGTCTTTTTGAATCTGTTATCAAATGCGATCGATGCTCTAAGCTCAAACGCTGCCGCACCACAATTCATTCAGATTCAGACGACGAACATTGATGCAGATTGGGTACAAATTGAGATTTCAGACACAGGGACAGGAATGAGCGAAGCGGTGCGATCGCAAATCTTCAATCCGTTTTTCACGACCAAACCCGTGGGTGAGGGAACGGGAATGGGATTAGCCATCAGCTATCAGATTGTCACCAAAAATCACGGCGGCAAGATTGAGTGTTTGCAGCTTGAATCTGGGACTAAGTTTGTGGTGCAGTTGCCTTGTTCTCAGACTTAA
- a CDS encoding trypsin-like peptidase domain-containing protein: MQRFQVSNQFRRLQFAIVTIAMLFGLISFPQLASAEPTIAQAPKAIERGSFVAEAVQKVGAAVVRIDTEKTVTRRADPMFDDPMFRRFFGEDFSTVPRSETLRGQGSGFVIDKSGIILTNSHVVNGADKVTVTLKDGRVFEGKVRGFDEVTDLAVVKVDGKDLPIASLADSDQVQVGDWAIAVGNPLGLDNTVTLGIVSTLHRSSAQVGLSDKRLDFLQTDAAINPGNSGGPLLNDWGEVIGINTAIRADAMGIGFAIPINKAKLIKDALARGEKIPHPYLGVQMTTLTPEIARQNNTDPNSAFEVPEVNGVIVVRVLPNSPAAIAGIRRGDVITSIDDRSITKAEQLQELVENTKLGQTLKMQIQRNGQVQQLAVKPAELQDAS; encoded by the coding sequence ATGCAACGCTTTCAGGTCTCAAATCAGTTCCGCCGACTTCAGTTTGCGATCGTCACGATTGCGATGTTATTTGGCTTGATCTCCTTTCCGCAGTTGGCTTCAGCAGAACCGACGATCGCGCAAGCTCCAAAAGCGATCGAGCGTGGGAGCTTTGTGGCAGAAGCGGTTCAGAAGGTGGGCGCGGCAGTGGTGAGAATCGATACGGAAAAAACGGTGACGCGACGGGCAGACCCAATGTTCGATGATCCAATGTTCCGGCGATTTTTTGGGGAGGATTTTTCGACCGTACCGCGATCGGAAACCTTGCGCGGTCAGGGATCAGGATTTGTGATCGACAAAAGCGGCATCATCTTGACGAATTCTCATGTGGTCAATGGTGCAGATAAAGTGACGGTGACGCTAAAAGATGGGCGCGTGTTTGAAGGCAAGGTGCGCGGTTTTGATGAAGTGACAGATTTGGCGGTTGTCAAAGTTGACGGCAAAGATCTGCCGATTGCATCGCTGGCAGATTCCGATCAGGTACAGGTGGGCGACTGGGCGATCGCGGTTGGCAACCCGCTCGGGCTGGATAACACGGTGACGCTAGGAATTGTGAGTACGCTGCATCGATCGAGCGCTCAAGTGGGTTTAAGCGATAAGCGCTTGGACTTTTTGCAGACGGATGCGGCGATCAATCCGGGGAATTCGGGTGGGCCGTTGTTAAACGATTGGGGTGAAGTGATCGGAATTAACACCGCAATTCGGGCAGATGCAATGGGAATTGGATTTGCGATTCCGATTAATAAAGCGAAGTTGATTAAAGATGCGTTAGCGCGGGGTGAAAAAATTCCACATCCGTATCTGGGCGTTCAGATGACGACTTTAACTCCTGAAATTGCGCGGCAAAACAACACCGATCCGAATTCTGCGTTTGAAGTACCAGAAGTGAATGGTGTGATTGTGGTGCGAGTGTTGCCGAACTCGCCTGCTGCGATCGCGGGTATCCGTCGGGGAGATGTGATTACTTCGATCGATGATCGATCGATTACTAAGGCAGAACAGCTTCAAGAACTGGTGGAAAATACCAAGCTGGGTCAGACGTTAAAGATGCAGATTCAACGAAATGGACAGGTGCAACAGTTAGCGGTGAAGCCTGCGGAATTGCAGGATGCAAGCTAA
- the cimA gene encoding citramalate synthase: MAPIFLSIYDTTLRDGAQREGISFSVEDKIRIARELDRLGIPFIEGGWPGANPKDVQFFWHLKEQPLSQAEIVAFCFTRRPGKTAATDPMLQPILAAGTKWITIVGKSWDLHVTEGLQTTLDENLAMIEDTIAYLRQHDRRIIYDAEHWFDGYKHNPAYALKTLQSAIAAGAEWITLCDTNGGTLPHEIAQTLREVRSAISPVNIGIHTHNDCELAVANTIAAVSAGATLIQGTINGYGERCGNANLCSVIPNLQLKLGYQCLPSEKLATLTQVSRIVSEVANLAPDDHAPFVGLSAFAHKGGLHVSAVQRNPITYEQMSPELVGNSRRIVISEQSGISNILAKARSLGFNLDKHDPTCRQILESLKHLEQDGYQFEAAEASFELLIREALGERMAPFEVRGFQVHYDMMPESAPSRSYCGRARSLATVKVAIRGQEILEAAEGNGPVSALDAALRKALVNLYSEIDSFYLTDYKVRILDGTAGTSAKTRVLVESSNGIDRWATVGVSGNILEASYQAVVESLEYGLLLRYRQPTVQHSNIRKTDAAHCPDSAL; encoded by the coding sequence ATGGCTCCTATTTTTTTGTCGATCTATGATACAACGCTACGAGATGGCGCTCAGCGTGAAGGGATTTCGTTTTCTGTCGAAGATAAGATTCGCATCGCTCGTGAATTGGATCGCTTAGGGATTCCGTTCATCGAAGGCGGTTGGCCCGGAGCAAATCCCAAAGACGTGCAGTTCTTCTGGCATCTGAAAGAGCAACCCCTCAGCCAAGCCGAAATCGTTGCCTTTTGCTTCACTCGTCGTCCGGGCAAAACTGCCGCAACCGATCCGATGTTGCAACCGATTCTCGCTGCCGGAACCAAGTGGATCACGATCGTTGGAAAATCCTGGGATTTGCACGTGACTGAAGGACTGCAAACCACGCTCGATGAGAATTTGGCGATGATCGAAGACACGATCGCTTATCTTCGACAGCACGATCGCCGCATTATCTACGATGCCGAACACTGGTTCGATGGCTACAAACATAATCCAGCATACGCGCTGAAGACCTTGCAAAGCGCGATCGCAGCAGGCGCAGAATGGATTACCCTGTGTGACACCAACGGCGGCACCCTACCGCACGAAATTGCTCAGACTCTGCGTGAAGTCAGAAGCGCGATCTCACCTGTAAACATTGGCATTCATACCCACAATGACTGTGAACTTGCAGTCGCAAACACGATCGCCGCAGTTAGTGCAGGCGCAACCCTGATCCAAGGCACAATCAACGGCTACGGGGAGCGCTGTGGCAATGCGAATCTTTGCTCTGTGATTCCAAATCTGCAACTGAAACTCGGTTATCAATGCTTACCGTCCGAGAAATTAGCGACCCTGACGCAAGTCAGCCGCATTGTCAGCGAAGTTGCTAACCTCGCACCCGATGATCATGCACCGTTCGTCGGATTGTCTGCATTTGCCCACAAAGGAGGACTCCACGTTTCAGCCGTGCAGCGCAATCCGATCACCTATGAACAGATGTCGCCTGAGCTAGTGGGCAACAGTCGGCGGATTGTAATTTCCGAACAATCAGGAATCAGTAACATTCTGGCAAAAGCCCGATCGCTCGGCTTCAACCTCGACAAACACGATCCAACCTGTCGCCAAATTCTCGAATCGCTCAAACATCTTGAGCAAGATGGCTATCAGTTTGAAGCCGCAGAAGCGAGCTTTGAACTACTAATTCGAGAAGCCTTAGGAGAGAGAATGGCTCCCTTTGAAGTGCGAGGTTTTCAGGTGCATTACGACATGATGCCTGAATCCGCTCCCTCTCGCAGCTACTGCGGACGAGCGCGATCGCTTGCCACCGTGAAAGTAGCAATCCGAGGACAAGAAATTCTCGAAGCCGCAGAAGGCAATGGCCCAGTGTCAGCGTTAGATGCTGCCCTACGTAAAGCGTTAGTTAATCTCTATTCTGAGATCGATAGCTTTTATCTGACAGACTATAAGGTGAGAATTTTAGATGGAACGGCTGGAACTTCAGCCAAAACCCGTGTGTTAGTCGAATCCAGTAATGGCATCGATCGCTGGGCAACGGTTGGAGTCTCCGGTAATATCTTAGAGGCATCCTACCAAGCAGTCGTCGAAAGCCTAGAATATGGGCTACTGCTGCGATACCGTCAACCCACTGTGCAGCACTCAAACATACGGAAAACCGACGCTGCACATTGTCCTGATTCTGCATTATGA
- a CDS encoding cyclic phosphodiesterase-like protein, whose translation MKASFWLMPIERDHSLYQSLITNLAHRYNAPIFQPHVTLYSGECERDRVSEFLKSQSSFEIRLEIDRIQYSEQFTKTLFIQLVSTPELNQLSDEIQRFFGGSYSLDPHLSLIYAPLSEAEKRSLVEQIQLSDRGIRFDRICAIETPTKTQTCEDVEAWRKID comes from the coding sequence ATGAAGGCTTCATTCTGGTTAATGCCGATCGAGCGCGATCACAGCCTCTACCAATCCCTAATCACCAATCTCGCGCACCGCTACAACGCACCAATTTTTCAACCGCACGTCACCCTCTACAGTGGTGAGTGTGAGCGCGATCGAGTCTCCGAATTTCTCAAAAGCCAGTCCAGCTTCGAGATCAGGTTAGAAATCGATCGCATCCAATATTCTGAACAATTCACCAAAACGCTATTCATTCAGCTTGTTTCGACGCCCGAACTGAATCAACTCAGCGATGAGATTCAGCGATTTTTTGGCGGGTCGTATTCCCTTGATCCCCACTTGAGTTTGATTTACGCTCCTTTATCTGAAGCGGAGAAGCGATCTCTCGTTGAGCAAATCCAACTGAGCGATCGAGGGATTCGCTTCGATCGAATTTGCGCGATCGAAACTCCGACCAAAACCCAAACCTGCGAAGATGTCGAGGCTTGGCGGAAAATTGATTAA
- a CDS encoding PAS domain-containing protein, translated as MSAPSIEQLKHGDIPFVAANQSGIIVEINAHFETVFGWTPAEIIGQPLSVLLPAFFRDAHHLGFARFSATGNSTVLNHPLNLKAVTKDDREIESEHFIIAERRGEEWLFAATLRPLEPR; from the coding sequence ATGTCAGCTCCATCCATTGAGCAACTTAAGCACGGCGACATACCGTTTGTTGCCGCGAACCAGTCTGGAATCATTGTCGAGATCAATGCTCATTTTGAAACAGTGTTCGGTTGGACTCCGGCGGAGATTATTGGCCAGCCTTTAAGCGTACTGCTCCCCGCTTTTTTTCGTGATGCTCACCATCTAGGGTTTGCCCGATTTTCTGCGACTGGAAATTCAACGGTTCTAAATCATCCGCTCAATCTTAAAGCTGTTACCAAAGACGATCGCGAAATCGAATCCGAACACTTCATCATCGCAGAACGGCGGGGTGAGGAATGGCTATTCGCAGCAACTCTACGTCCACTTGAGCCGCGCTAA
- the gatB gene encoding Asp-tRNA(Asn)/Glu-tRNA(Gln) amidotransferase subunit GatB has protein sequence MTTAAPAKTQYEAIIGLETHCQLNTETKIFSDSSTQFTSDPNVHIDPVCMGMPGVLPVLNQKVLEYAVKAGLALNCQIAPYSKFDRKQYFYPDLPKNYQISQYDLPIAEHGWLEIEITDDKGKPLLDENGKARTKRIGITRLHMEEDAGKLVHGGSDRLAGSTYSLVDYNRAGVPLCEIVSEPDMRTGQEAAEYAQELRRIMLYLGVSDGNMQEGSLRCDVNVSVRPVGQEEFGVKVEIKNMNSFSAIQKAIDHEIERQIAAIENGEKIVQETRLWEEGSQRTISMRVKEGSSDYRYFPEPDLGPIEVSSEQLEEWRSQLPELPYQKRHRYEEELGLSAYDARVLTDDRAIAEYFEATIVAKANPKLAANWIMGDISAYLNNSRKSITDLALKPETLAELIGLIEDGTISNKIGKDVLPELLETGGSAKELIEKKGLIQISDVGAIEAAIDAVLAANPNELEQYRGGKTKLLGFFVGKVMKETGGRADPKLTNQLLAKKLNG, from the coding sequence ATGACTACTGCTGCTCCTGCTAAAACTCAGTACGAAGCGATTATCGGACTGGAAACTCACTGTCAGTTGAACACTGAGACGAAGATTTTTTCGGATAGCTCAACTCAGTTCACGAGCGATCCGAACGTTCATATCGATCCGGTTTGCATGGGAATGCCGGGGGTCTTGCCTGTTCTGAATCAGAAAGTATTGGAATATGCGGTGAAGGCGGGACTTGCGCTTAATTGCCAAATTGCGCCCTACAGCAAGTTCGATCGCAAACAGTATTTCTATCCAGACTTGCCGAAGAATTATCAAATTTCTCAGTATGATTTGCCGATCGCAGAACATGGCTGGCTGGAAATCGAAATTACCGACGATAAAGGGAAGCCGTTGCTCGATGAAAACGGCAAAGCGAGAACGAAGCGCATCGGCATCACGCGCCTGCATATGGAAGAAGATGCCGGAAAACTGGTGCATGGAGGCAGCGATCGTTTAGCCGGATCAACTTACTCGCTGGTAGATTACAACCGCGCCGGGGTTCCTCTGTGTGAGATTGTGTCCGAACCGGATATGCGAACCGGACAAGAAGCTGCCGAATATGCTCAAGAATTGCGCCGGATCATGTTGTATTTGGGTGTGAGCGACGGCAATATGCAGGAAGGATCGCTGCGCTGCGATGTCAACGTTTCGGTGCGCCCGGTGGGACAAGAAGAATTCGGCGTAAAAGTCGAAATCAAAAATATGAACTCGTTTAGCGCAATCCAAAAAGCGATCGACCACGAAATCGAGCGGCAAATTGCGGCGATCGAGAACGGCGAGAAAATCGTGCAGGAAACACGTCTTTGGGAAGAGGGGTCACAACGCACGATTAGTATGCGGGTGAAAGAAGGATCGAGCGATTATCGCTACTTCCCTGAACCGGATTTAGGGCCGATCGAAGTGTCTTCTGAGCAATTAGAAGAATGGCGATCGCAGTTGCCCGAATTGCCGTACCAAAAGCGTCACCGCTACGAGGAAGAGTTGGGGCTTTCGGCTTACGATGCGCGAGTTCTTACAGACGATCGCGCCATTGCTGAATACTTTGAAGCGACGATCGTTGCGAAAGCCAACCCGAAACTGGCAGCGAACTGGATCATGGGTGATATCAGCGCTTATTTGAACAATTCGCGTAAGAGCATTACCGATCTTGCACTCAAGCCCGAAACGCTCGCCGAACTGATTGGACTAATCGAAGACGGCACGATCAGCAACAAAATCGGCAAAGATGTGCTGCCAGAATTGCTGGAGACGGGCGGATCGGCAAAAGAACTGATTGAGAAGAAAGGCTTGATTCAGATCTCGGATGTGGGTGCGATCGAGGCAGCGATCGATGCCGTTCTTGCGGCGAATCCGAATGAATTAGAGCAGTATCGCGGCGGTAAAACGAAGCTGCTTGGCTTCTTTGTAGGCAAGGTGATGAAGGAGACTGGAGGACGGGCAGACCCCAAACTCACCAATCAATTGCTGGCGAAGAAGTTGAACGGTTAA
- a CDS encoding serine/threonine phosphatase encodes MLVCPQCQFENPEHHKFCQVCGTSLVDKPCPNPNCGKQVDWSAYQCANCKTFTGTIRSVWMSQPFQPSADYLDAEQRYQILQSPTPLLQVLDRNPLKPAIIDTPPASALPYLELEPYLNQILPLLFNAWQDGAQDILVLEERSHYTMLSNFFKTSRSVPTLQILHWFYEMLDLWEALEPYHLCQSLLEPYNLRLDEDQLLCLEHLIPESVTAPTLKHLGTLWQTLLSQLRQTQSASLHELIADLQTESILTLDHLRSRLKAIAHNTQADFTDSEIMSDPHSPVDFLQDSSTAEPSEMPVTLIGESSADQDDMPTIVLPMQLFSLEDAGRTDIGRQRDHNEDCFGIDTQIDKVQTPVSRIVQARGVYILCDGMGGHASGEVASQMAVDALRTFFRQYWCDIDQGKHPAQLPSAEVIRNAIQQANKAIYTVNQEGLRSGSGRMGTTLVMLLLHDTEVAVAHVGDSRLYRYTRKLGLEQITLDHEVGQREILRGVDPEIAYGRPDAYQLTQALGPRDEYFVNPDVQFFEINEDAVLLLASDGLTDNSLLEAYSQSHIEPMLSSQSNLDQSVSRLIDLANQHNGHDNVSAIAIRAKVRPNLDPLR; translated from the coding sequence ATGCTGGTCTGCCCTCAATGCCAATTTGAGAATCCAGAACACCATAAGTTTTGTCAGGTGTGCGGCACTTCGCTCGTGGATAAGCCTTGTCCAAATCCAAATTGTGGTAAGCAAGTTGATTGGAGCGCCTATCAATGTGCAAACTGCAAGACCTTCACAGGCACAATCCGATCGGTGTGGATGTCCCAACCCTTCCAGCCAAGTGCCGATTATCTCGATGCTGAACAGCGCTATCAAATTCTGCAATCGCCTACTCCCCTGCTGCAAGTCCTCGATCGCAACCCCCTCAAACCTGCAATCATCGATACGCCGCCAGCAAGCGCCTTGCCTTATCTGGAGTTAGAGCCTTACCTCAATCAGATCTTGCCGTTGCTCTTCAATGCGTGGCAGGACGGAGCGCAAGACATCCTGGTTCTTGAAGAACGATCGCACTACACCATGCTGAGCAACTTTTTCAAAACCAGCCGCAGCGTTCCCACACTCCAAATTCTCCACTGGTTCTACGAAATGCTCGACCTGTGGGAAGCCTTGGAACCCTATCACCTGTGCCAGAGTCTATTAGAACCTTACAATCTGCGACTCGATGAAGACCAACTGCTGTGTTTAGAACACCTGATCCCTGAGTCCGTAACTGCGCCCACCCTCAAACATTTGGGTACACTTTGGCAAACCCTGCTCTCTCAACTGCGTCAAACTCAGTCGGCATCCTTACATGAGTTGATCGCCGATCTCCAGACCGAATCGATTTTGACTCTTGATCACCTCCGATCGCGGCTCAAAGCGATCGCGCACAATACCCAAGCCGACTTTACTGACTCTGAGATCATGTCTGACCCCCACTCCCCCGTAGATTTTCTCCAGGATTCTTCTACCGCAGAACCTTCAGAAATGCCCGTGACGCTCATCGGTGAATCGAGCGCTGATCAGGACGATATGCCAACCATCGTTCTGCCGATGCAGCTATTTAGCTTAGAAGATGCGGGACGGACTGACATTGGACGACAGCGCGACCACAATGAAGATTGTTTCGGGATTGATACGCAGATCGACAAGGTGCAGACCCCGGTTAGCAGAATCGTGCAGGCGCGGGGGGTATACATTCTCTGCGACGGCATGGGCGGACATGCGAGCGGAGAAGTCGCAAGTCAAATGGCAGTAGACGCGCTGCGAACCTTCTTTCGACAGTATTGGTGCGACATCGATCAAGGTAAGCATCCAGCACAGTTACCGTCTGCGGAAGTGATTCGCAACGCCATTCAGCAGGCAAACAAAGCGATTTACACGGTCAACCAAGAAGGGCTGCGATCGGGCAGTGGCAGAATGGGGACGACGCTGGTGATGTTATTGCTGCACGATACAGAAGTGGCAGTAGCACACGTTGGCGATAGTCGCCTGTATCGCTACACTCGCAAATTGGGACTGGAGCAAATCACGCTGGATCATGAAGTCGGGCAGCGCGAGATTTTGCGCGGAGTCGATCCTGAGATTGCGTATGGTCGCCCGGATGCTTATCAACTGACGCAAGCGTTAGGTCCGCGTGATGAGTATTTTGTTAATCCTGATGTGCAGTTTTTTGAAATTAATGAAGATGCCGTGCTGCTGCTTGCGTCCGATGGCTTAACCGATAACAGCTTGCTAGAAGCCTATTCGCAGAGTCACATTGAACCTATGCTCAGTTCGCAAAGCAATCTGGATCAAAGCGTCAGCCGCTTGATTGATTTGGCAAATCAACACAACGGACACGATAATGTGAGCGCGATCGCAATTCGTGCTAAGGTCCGTCCTAATCTCGATCCGTTGAGATAG